The following coding sequences lie in one Saccharopolyspora hordei genomic window:
- a CDS encoding MFS transporter yields MAPTPFTPPGPEVGSAACEAERADLAARLDRIPIVTPQHRRWAWLLGALFVFDLVDLNTFAYVAPALRAEWDLSIADVGAITSAGFVGMFVGAIVGGRLSDRIGRRPVLIGATFFYSLFSLLSAFAVGPWSLGALRVLTGFGLQAMTGVLLVWVSEMFPPTKRGRYQALLLATGLAGVPLAAWVARLVVPLGPGSWRWIFVLGSLGAIGGVVAVRILPESVRWRAAHGLVGGEADLVARLEEQAERQIARPLPEPVPAAPVVSGKLSELMSGATLRKTVVAALACVFLILSFYGFSSWVPTLLVERGYTTAQSLTFSSILAIAAVPGALLAAPIIDRFERKIVIFGLEVAVAVFLLLFGLIPHAVAIIVCGFGAALLMQTGVAALYTYIAEVFPLHLRGLGSGIANGSGRLAGVLGGVLVAGLYSGLGLTAVYIYLAGAALAMGLVMLLFGERTTQRRLEDVERG; encoded by the coding sequence ATGGCGCCAACCCCGTTCACGCCACCTGGCCCTGAGGTTGGTTCGGCGGCCTGCGAGGCCGAACGCGCCGACTTGGCAGCCCGCCTCGACCGGATTCCCATCGTTACGCCGCAGCATCGTCGCTGGGCGTGGCTGCTGGGTGCACTCTTCGTGTTCGACTTGGTGGACCTGAACACGTTCGCCTACGTCGCCCCGGCATTGCGCGCCGAGTGGGACTTGTCCATCGCGGATGTCGGGGCGATCACCTCGGCAGGCTTCGTCGGGATGTTCGTGGGGGCGATCGTGGGTGGTCGCCTCTCCGACCGGATCGGTCGACGTCCTGTTCTGATCGGCGCCACGTTCTTCTACTCGCTGTTCTCGCTGCTGAGCGCATTCGCGGTCGGGCCGTGGTCACTGGGCGCGCTGCGAGTGCTCACTGGTTTCGGACTGCAAGCGATGACCGGAGTGCTGCTGGTGTGGGTGAGCGAGATGTTCCCGCCCACCAAACGCGGGCGCTATCAAGCCTTGTTGCTGGCGACCGGTCTCGCCGGGGTGCCACTCGCGGCGTGGGTGGCCCGACTCGTCGTGCCATTGGGGCCTGGTTCGTGGCGCTGGATCTTCGTGCTCGGGTCCCTGGGTGCGATCGGTGGTGTCGTGGCTGTGCGGATCTTGCCGGAATCGGTCCGCTGGCGAGCTGCCCACGGCCTAGTAGGTGGTGAGGCAGACCTGGTCGCGCGGCTGGAGGAGCAAGCGGAGCGGCAAATCGCTCGTCCGCTGCCGGAACCGGTTCCGGCAGCGCCGGTCGTTTCCGGCAAGCTCTCCGAGCTGATGTCCGGCGCTACCTTGCGCAAAACCGTGGTAGCTGCTCTTGCCTGCGTCTTCCTGATCTTGTCCTTCTACGGTTTCAGCTCGTGGGTACCGACGTTGCTCGTCGAGCGCGGGTACACCACCGCGCAGAGCCTGACCTTCTCGTCGATTCTGGCAATCGCAGCGGTGCCCGGCGCACTGCTGGCCGCGCCGATCATCGACCGGTTCGAACGGAAGATCGTGATCTTCGGGCTGGAAGTGGCGGTAGCAGTGTTCCTGCTGCTGTTCGGTCTGATCCCGCATGCTGTGGCGATCATCGTGTGCGGGTTCGGCGCGGCGCTGCTCATGCAAACCGGTGTTGCGGCGCTGTACACCTACATCGCCGAGGTGTTCCCGTTACACCTGCGGGGCCTCGGATCCGGTATCGCGAACGGGTCGGGCCGGCTGGCCGGGGTCCTCGGAGGGGTGCTCGTGGCCGGACTGTACTCGGGGCTCGGGCTGACAGCTGTCTACATCTACCTCGCCGGCGCAGCGTTGGCGATGGGCCTGGTGATGCTGCTGTTCGGCGAGCGGACCACCCAGCGTCGTCTGGAGGACGTCGAACGCGGCTGA
- a CDS encoding MaoC/PaaZ C-terminal domain-containing protein codes for MAVKAGWQGRFYEDFEIGDVYQHPLGRTVNETDNTWFTLLTMNTNQAHFNAQVGASSEFGRMLVVSPLTIAIAIGQSVTDLTQNAFANLGLDELRLTAPVFAGDTLWSESIVLSKRESKSRSQAGIVTVKTRTLNQEAVEVLSFKRTFYVHKKEAGRATSLFPQAADPLSLENE; via the coding sequence GTGGCGGTAAAAGCAGGCTGGCAGGGACGATTCTACGAGGATTTCGAGATCGGGGACGTGTACCAACACCCGCTCGGGCGCACCGTCAACGAGACCGACAACACGTGGTTCACGTTGCTGACCATGAACACCAATCAGGCGCACTTCAACGCGCAGGTAGGTGCATCGTCGGAATTCGGTCGCATGCTGGTGGTGTCACCGCTGACGATCGCCATCGCGATCGGGCAGTCCGTCACCGACCTCACCCAGAACGCCTTCGCCAACCTCGGTCTCGACGAACTCAGGCTGACCGCCCCGGTGTTCGCGGGTGACACCCTTTGGTCGGAGTCCATCGTGCTGTCCAAACGGGAATCAAAATCTCGGAGCCAGGCTGGCATCGTCACGGTCAAAACCCGAACGCTGAACCAAGAAGCTGTTGAGGTGCTGTCGTTCAAGCGAACTTTCTACGTGCACAAGAAAGAAGCCGGACGCGCAACGTCGCTGTTCCCACAGGCTGCCGATCCGCTGAGTTTGGAGAACGAATGA
- a CDS encoding CaiB/BaiF CoA transferase family protein, whose amino-acid sequence MRPLEDVRIISLEQYGAGPFGSMHLAELGAEIIKVEDPAAGGDVGRTVPPYAAEGDSLFFQSFNRDKYSITLDVRSPEGREVFEDLVRGADAVYSNLRGDVPEKLRIRYEDLKEVNPRIVCCSLTGFGMTGPRSKEPGYDYVLQALGGWMSLTGEPGGPPQKTGLSLVDYCGGYVAAISLLSGIHAARRDGVGMDCDLSLYDTAISLLTYPGTWHLTADYEPTRTRRSAHPSLVPFQAFEAADGWLVVGCAKEKFWQRLTEVIGQPELAADERFATFADRDRNRSEILPLLEDVFRTRTVADWLAPLYEASIPCAPINDVAAAMADPHTVARDLIASTEHPAFGTVRTLRSAVRVGPPGADRVSTRRAPAMGEDTDRVLRDLGYDDNKIAALHATGVLGKD is encoded by the coding sequence ATGAGGCCGCTAGAAGATGTTCGGATCATCTCTCTGGAGCAGTACGGCGCGGGGCCGTTCGGCTCGATGCACTTGGCAGAGCTGGGTGCCGAAATCATCAAGGTGGAGGACCCGGCCGCAGGCGGTGATGTCGGCCGCACGGTGCCGCCGTATGCGGCCGAGGGCGATTCGCTGTTCTTCCAGTCCTTCAACCGGGACAAGTACTCGATCACGCTCGACGTCCGGTCCCCGGAGGGGCGCGAAGTGTTCGAGGACCTGGTTCGCGGTGCGGACGCGGTGTATTCGAATCTGCGGGGTGATGTTCCAGAGAAACTTCGGATCCGATATGAAGACCTGAAGGAAGTGAACCCGCGGATCGTCTGCTGTTCGCTGACCGGTTTCGGCATGACCGGTCCGCGATCGAAGGAGCCAGGGTACGACTACGTGTTGCAGGCGCTCGGCGGCTGGATGTCCCTGACAGGGGAGCCCGGCGGTCCACCGCAGAAGACCGGTCTATCCCTTGTGGACTACTGTGGCGGTTACGTCGCCGCGATCTCGCTGTTGTCCGGGATTCACGCAGCTCGTCGTGACGGTGTGGGAATGGACTGCGACCTCTCGTTGTACGACACCGCGATCAGCCTCCTCACCTATCCGGGAACCTGGCATTTGACCGCTGACTACGAACCGACCCGCACCCGACGATCTGCGCACCCATCGCTGGTGCCCTTCCAAGCGTTCGAGGCCGCTGACGGCTGGTTGGTGGTTGGCTGCGCCAAGGAGAAGTTCTGGCAGCGCCTCACCGAAGTGATCGGGCAACCTGAGCTGGCAGCCGACGAGCGGTTCGCCACCTTCGCCGACAGGGACCGAAACCGCAGCGAGATCCTCCCGCTGTTGGAGGATGTGTTCCGTACCCGAACGGTCGCTGACTGGTTGGCACCGCTGTACGAAGCGTCGATTCCCTGTGCGCCGATCAACGATGTTGCTGCGGCCATGGCTGACCCGCACACGGTTGCGCGGGACCTCATCGCCAGCACCGAGCATCCCGCGTTCGGCACCGTGCGCACCTTGCGTAGCGCGGTGCGCGTTGGGCCGCCGGGCGCAGACCGGGTGTCGACCCGCCGGGCCCCGGCAATGGGCGAGGACACCGACCGCGTGCTGCGGGATTTGGGCTACGACGACAACAAGATCGCCGCGCTGCACGCCACCGGCGTGCTCGGAAAGGACTGA
- a CDS encoding acyl-CoA dehydrogenase family protein, producing the protein MDFTLNDEQRLFRDTLRDFVDKEIVPVARDWEHSGRYPTEIVEGMKQLGLFGLAVPEEHGGLGADTVSFALAFEEISRGWMGIAGILGSHSVSCFMLSRHGTEEQKAKYLPELATGQRRTGIALTEPGAGTDLQGIRTTAHRDGDDYVINGTKMWITNARYADPLPVLVKTDPTATPAHKGMSILLVEADTPGLEVTRDIGKLGYKGTESCEVVLSGVRVPATQLLGGVEGRGMQQALSSLETGRINIAARSVGIAQRAYEEALSYARDRTAFRQPIGDFQAVQLRIAEIAVRLQSARLMTYWAASRMDDGVRMDTESGMAKIFASEQALACATDAMRIHGGYGYSTEFEVERLYRDAPLMSIGEGTNDVLRSVVAKSLLAGKATLQ; encoded by the coding sequence ATGGATTTCACGCTCAACGACGAGCAGCGACTCTTCCGCGACACGCTTCGCGACTTCGTGGACAAGGAGATCGTGCCGGTCGCGCGGGATTGGGAGCACTCCGGCCGCTATCCGACCGAGATCGTGGAAGGCATGAAGCAGCTCGGCCTGTTCGGGCTCGCGGTGCCCGAAGAACATGGTGGACTAGGAGCGGACACCGTCTCCTTCGCGTTGGCCTTCGAGGAGATTTCCCGCGGCTGGATGGGCATCGCCGGGATCCTGGGCAGCCACTCCGTTTCCTGCTTCATGCTCAGCCGGCATGGCACCGAAGAGCAGAAGGCGAAGTACCTGCCCGAATTGGCGACCGGGCAAAGGCGCACCGGCATCGCGCTGACCGAGCCCGGTGCGGGTACCGATCTGCAGGGCATCCGGACGACCGCCCACCGGGACGGTGATGACTACGTCATCAACGGCACCAAGATGTGGATCACCAATGCCCGTTATGCGGATCCTCTGCCGGTGCTGGTGAAGACCGACCCGACGGCTACTCCGGCGCACAAGGGGATGAGCATCCTGCTGGTCGAGGCGGACACCCCGGGCCTTGAGGTCACCAGGGACATCGGCAAACTCGGTTACAAGGGCACCGAATCCTGCGAAGTCGTGCTCTCCGGCGTCCGAGTTCCCGCAACTCAGCTTCTCGGAGGGGTGGAGGGACGCGGGATGCAACAGGCGCTGTCCTCGCTGGAGACCGGTCGGATCAATATCGCCGCGCGCAGCGTGGGCATCGCGCAGCGCGCTTACGAGGAGGCGCTGAGCTACGCCCGTGACCGCACCGCCTTCCGTCAGCCGATCGGCGACTTCCAAGCGGTGCAGTTGCGGATAGCCGAGATCGCTGTGCGGCTGCAGTCGGCCCGGCTGATGACTTACTGGGCGGCATCCCGGATGGACGACGGGGTCCGGATGGACACCGAATCCGGGATGGCCAAAATCTTCGCGTCAGAGCAGGCCTTGGCCTGTGCGACCGACGCGATGCGGATCCACGGCGGCTACGGGTATTCGACCGAGTTCGAGGTGGAGCGTCTCTACCGGGACGCACCGCTGATGTCCATCGGGGAAGGCACGAACGACGTGCTGCGCAGTGTTGTCGCGAAGTCCCTGCTCGCGGGCAAGGCAACGCTCCAGTGA
- a CDS encoding MmgE/PrpD family protein, with amino-acid sequence MTDGDVSAAFSRQVAEFVADVSLAEVPDDVVLRARHLVLDAVGLAFASTRYHFPTSALHALSAFGGGDHPVLAMPDRLSARDAAVLNGVLIHGLDFDDTHIPAITHVSAAALPAALSAAVSHGATTRELLLAYILGVEVSARVGIGGSGGFHDLGFHPTAVAGSFGAAVAAGKVAGLDADRLSMAQGIVGSMSSGLLEFLADGAWTKRLHPGWAAMSGLTAASFASAGWSGPNEVYEGRFGLYNTHLAGRTARPEAVIEGWGETWELMRTAIKPYPICHFIHAFADAALALRSEIGDAEITRIRCAIHPVPGKVVCEPLEVKWAPRDEYDAKFSLPFVVAAALARGRFTLIELEDEALHSAEILDIAGKVEVTEDPESSFPDAYSGAIEIELSDGRLLRHREQINRGHDERPLKNPEIVAKFRETIGTVASDSTADRVLNAVLSLGDETPASAFAEALRA; translated from the coding sequence ATGACGGACGGTGATGTCAGCGCGGCGTTCTCCCGGCAAGTGGCAGAATTCGTCGCAGACGTGTCGCTTGCCGAGGTGCCCGACGACGTCGTGCTGCGGGCACGGCACCTGGTGTTGGACGCCGTCGGTCTCGCCTTCGCTTCCACCCGCTACCACTTCCCGACATCAGCACTGCACGCGCTGTCCGCTTTCGGTGGTGGTGACCACCCGGTGCTGGCGATGCCCGACCGGCTTTCCGCGCGTGACGCTGCTGTGCTCAATGGTGTGCTCATCCACGGCCTGGATTTCGACGACACGCACATCCCGGCCATCACGCACGTGTCCGCGGCCGCTCTTCCCGCCGCGCTGTCAGCCGCGGTGAGCCACGGTGCCACGACGCGGGAGCTGTTGCTGGCCTACATCCTCGGGGTCGAGGTCTCCGCCCGGGTCGGCATCGGTGGTTCCGGCGGGTTCCACGACCTCGGGTTCCATCCGACCGCGGTGGCGGGCTCCTTCGGTGCTGCGGTGGCTGCAGGCAAGGTGGCTGGGCTGGACGCTGACCGTCTGTCCATGGCGCAAGGGATCGTCGGCTCGATGAGTTCGGGGCTGCTGGAGTTCCTGGCCGACGGTGCGTGGACCAAACGGCTGCACCCCGGGTGGGCGGCCATGTCCGGACTCACCGCAGCGAGCTTCGCTTCCGCGGGTTGGAGCGGACCGAACGAGGTCTACGAAGGCCGGTTCGGGTTGTACAACACGCACTTGGCAGGGCGCACCGCCCGACCGGAGGCGGTGATCGAGGGGTGGGGCGAGACGTGGGAGTTGATGCGCACCGCGATCAAACCCTACCCGATCTGCCACTTCATCCATGCTTTCGCCGACGCCGCTCTGGCTCTGCGGTCGGAGATCGGGGATGCCGAGATCACCCGCATCAGGTGTGCGATCCATCCGGTGCCGGGCAAGGTGGTCTGCGAGCCCCTGGAGGTGAAGTGGGCACCGCGCGACGAGTACGACGCGAAGTTCAGCCTGCCGTTCGTCGTCGCCGCCGCGCTCGCCCGCGGTCGGTTCACCTTGATCGAGCTCGAAGATGAAGCGCTCCATAGCGCGGAAATCCTCGACATCGCCGGGAAGGTGGAGGTGACAGAAGACCCCGAGAGCTCCTTTCCAGACGCCTATTCGGGGGCCATCGAGATCGAGCTGTCCGACGGCCGCCTGCTTCGGCACCGGGAGCAGATCAACAGGGGACACGACGAACGCCCTCTGAAAAACCCCGAGATCGTCGCGAAGTTCCGGGAAACGATCGGCACGGTCGCTTCGGACAGCACTGCGGACCGGGTCCTGAACGCGGTGTTGTCACTCGGCGACGAGACCCCTGCTTCAGCGTTCGCGGAGGCACTCCGTGCCTGA
- a CDS encoding hydantoinase/oxoprolinase family protein: protein MKRIGVDVGGTFTDLVLWDDDGTATVHKTPSTNDDPSIGTMDGIAVLADRAGIDPSEIEMFFHGTTVATNIVLEHNGSDVGMITTEGFRDLLHIARKKRPLNYSNYQDLPWQKWQLVPRRNRRVVAERIDAAGRVLTPLDEDAVRREVRLLRERRVQAIAVAFLHAYRNPAHERRVKEIIAEEYPEVFVSLSSEVAPQYREYERFSTTALNAFVGPKTSSYIANLAAAAQQEQVADDVHLMTSAGGLVTSRSAQDKPVSLLASGVVAGLLGGCAIGRASGFPSVITLDVGGTSADIGVAPDGRLRMKHLLDTRVGDYHAMIPMAEVDTIGAGGGSIAAVDEGGMFRVGPRSAGAVPGPACYGRGGVEPTSTDAMVVMGWLREDSFLSGSMEVVPALAETAIRDQIAGKLGTSLDKAAMGIFTILAHSMTEAIGLHSVRKGYDPREFSLVAEGGAGPLFAWQIAEQLGIPRVIVPRHPGITSAVGLLTTDIRTELPATVWTSSSDPDIELIAHEMKRLSDEARAQLRADGVADSDITLERTADCRYLGQGYELRVPAPDGEIDADWVAQTAEAFHEIHGRTYSQRFDEKPVQLINIRVTGVGAVPHIRIGEIGKGGADASGALKTTTRALFWEPGSTEPQWHDTPVYSREQLLARNTFVGPAIVEQFDSTTIIGPGQRATVDEVGHIIIERAAA, encoded by the coding sequence ATGAAGCGCATAGGAGTAGACGTCGGCGGCACGTTCACCGACCTCGTGCTGTGGGACGATGACGGGACGGCGACCGTTCACAAGACACCGTCGACCAATGACGACCCGTCGATCGGCACGATGGACGGGATCGCGGTCTTGGCTGATCGGGCCGGTATCGACCCGAGCGAGATCGAGATGTTCTTCCACGGCACCACCGTTGCCACGAACATCGTGCTCGAGCACAACGGCAGCGACGTCGGTATGATCACTACCGAAGGTTTCCGAGATCTGCTGCACATCGCGCGCAAGAAGCGCCCGCTGAACTACTCCAACTACCAGGATCTCCCTTGGCAGAAGTGGCAGCTGGTGCCGCGCCGCAATCGGCGCGTCGTGGCGGAGCGGATCGACGCGGCGGGGCGAGTCTTGACGCCGCTGGACGAAGACGCGGTCCGCCGGGAAGTGCGGCTGCTTCGCGAACGCCGGGTCCAGGCCATCGCGGTCGCCTTCCTGCACGCCTACCGCAACCCGGCGCACGAGCGGCGCGTCAAGGAGATCATCGCTGAGGAGTACCCGGAGGTCTTCGTCTCGCTCTCCAGCGAAGTCGCACCGCAGTACCGCGAGTACGAGCGCTTCTCGACCACTGCGCTCAACGCCTTCGTCGGCCCGAAGACCTCGAGCTACATCGCCAACCTCGCGGCAGCTGCCCAGCAAGAGCAGGTCGCCGACGACGTGCACCTGATGACTTCCGCAGGCGGCCTGGTCACCTCGCGCAGCGCGCAGGACAAGCCGGTGTCACTGCTGGCCAGCGGCGTGGTCGCGGGACTGCTCGGGGGCTGCGCGATCGGTCGCGCGTCGGGCTTCCCCAGCGTCATCACGCTGGACGTGGGTGGCACGTCCGCCGACATCGGCGTTGCGCCAGACGGCCGGCTGAGGATGAAGCACTTGCTGGACACCCGCGTCGGCGACTACCACGCGATGATCCCCATGGCCGAGGTGGACACGATCGGCGCGGGCGGCGGTTCGATCGCCGCGGTCGATGAGGGCGGGATGTTCCGCGTGGGGCCGCGCAGCGCAGGTGCGGTTCCCGGCCCCGCCTGCTACGGCCGCGGCGGTGTCGAACCGACTTCGACCGACGCGATGGTGGTCATGGGCTGGTTGCGGGAGGACAGCTTCCTGTCGGGCTCGATGGAAGTTGTTCCCGCGTTGGCGGAGACCGCGATCCGCGATCAGATCGCCGGCAAGCTCGGTACCAGCCTGGACAAGGCGGCTATGGGGATCTTCACCATCCTCGCCCATTCCATGACCGAGGCGATCGGCCTCCACTCGGTACGCAAGGGCTATGATCCGCGCGAATTCTCGTTGGTGGCCGAGGGCGGTGCTGGTCCACTCTTCGCCTGGCAGATCGCGGAGCAGCTGGGTATCCCCCGAGTCATCGTGCCGCGCCATCCGGGGATCACCTCGGCGGTGGGGTTGCTGACCACCGACATCCGCACTGAGCTTCCCGCCACCGTGTGGACCTCTTCCAGCGATCCCGACATCGAGCTGATCGCGCACGAGATGAAGCGGCTCAGCGACGAGGCTCGTGCACAACTGCGCGCGGACGGGGTTGCGGACAGCGACATCACGCTCGAGCGGACCGCGGATTGCCGCTATCTCGGGCAGGGTTACGAACTGCGTGTTCCCGCACCCGACGGTGAGATCGACGCGGACTGGGTGGCGCAAACGGCCGAGGCGTTCCACGAGATCCACGGTCGTACCTATTCGCAGCGGTTCGACGAGAAACCGGTGCAGCTGATCAACATCAGGGTCACCGGCGTCGGTGCGGTTCCGCACATCCGGATTGGCGAGATCGGCAAGGGCGGTGCGGACGCGTCCGGTGCGTTGAAGACGACGACACGGGCGCTGTTCTGGGAGCCCGGATCCACCGAGCCGCAATGGCACGACACCCCGGTCTACAGCCGCGAGCAATTGCTCGCTAGGAACACCTTCGTCGGACCGGCCATTGTGGAGCAGTTCGACTCGACCACGATCATCGGTCCTGGACAGCGCGCCACAGTCGACGAGGTTGGCCACATCATCATCGAAAGGGCGGCCGCATGA